Proteins found in one Anabas testudineus chromosome 1, fAnaTes1.2, whole genome shotgun sequence genomic segment:
- the LOC113162164 gene encoding prostaglandin E2 receptor EP1 subtype-like: MLRSGSGLLGVSLDVCLKGQLCLGCSAALRRISEPCSASFHSGRHDLQCSVMLALSHYNSSASPLVPRFSNDSGDELDTRVTIEGLSQQGNFTLVQPTTAGAIVVILSMTLGIISNIVALFILVNAYSLQRRRSKATFLLFAASLVFTDFVGHLIPGALVLRLYLHGGAHPEAFNTSDGLCQFLGGSMVFFGLCPLFMGCAMAAERCLGVTKPLLHSSLVTKRRTKVCLCVIWLAALCVAMLPCFKLGSYTYQNPGTWCFIKVLSDTEEVDVAFVVLFSGLGITSLAVALVCNTISGLTLVLARLRRKPGSHHSAKSHDIEMVVQLVGIMVTSCICWSPLLIFGLMSAIRSYTGPIGDDLSNYKTLMVMGVRLATWNQILDPWVYILLRRTVLRKIYLIAKCQAGLRGNKLGRWEPTSFHSSEKKEVNQV, encoded by the exons ATGTTAAGGTCTGGTTCTGGACTGCTGGGAGTTTCTCTAGACGTCTGCCTGAAAGGACAGCTCTGTTTAGGATGTTCAGCCGCACTCAGAAGGATATCCGAGCCATGTAGTG CTTCCTTTCACTCTGGACGTCATGACCTTCAGTGTTCAGTGATGTTAGCTTTGAGCCACTACAACTCGTCAGCCTCGCCCCTCGTCCCTCGTTTCTCTAACGACAGTGGAGACGAGTTAGACACCAGGGTGACTATCGAAGGGCTGTCACAGCAAGGAAACTTCACCTTGGTGCAGCCCACCACCGCCGGGGCCATCGTCGTCATATTGTCTATGACGCTGGGCATCATCTCCAACATTGTGGCCCTCTTCATCCTAGTTAATGCCTACTCCCTCCAGCGCCGGCGCTCCAAAGCCACATTCCTTCTGTTTGCTGCCTCCCTGGTGTTCACAGATTTCGTTGGCCACTTGATACCTGGTGCCCTTGTTCTCAGACTCTACCTCCATGGAGGTGCACACCCCGAGGCCTTCAACACCTCTGATGGCTTGTGTCAGTTCCTGGGTGGCAGCATGGTGTTCTTTGGTCTGTGTCCTCTCTTCATGGGCTGTGCCATGGCTGCTGAGCGGTGCCTGGGTGTCACTAAGCCACTGCTGCACTCATCGCTGGTCACCAAAAGGCGCACAAAGGTCTGCCTTTGTGTCATTTGGctggctgctctgtgtgtggCCATGCTGCCCTGCTTTAAGCTGGGCTCTTACACTTACCAGAACCCAGGAACCTGGTGTTTCATTAAAGTTCTCAGTGACACTGAGGAGGTGGACGTGGCATTTGTGGTGCTGTTCTCTGGACTTGGAATAACTTCCCTAGCTGTGGCGCTAGTCTGTAACACCATCAGTGGACTGACATTGGTGCTCGCCCGCCTCAGGAGGAAGCCCGGCTCCCATCATTCAGCCAAGTCACACGACATAGAGATGGTGGTGCAGCTGGTGGGCATCATGGTCACCTCATGTATCTGCTGGAGCCCTCTGCTG ATCTTTGGCCTGATGTCAGCCATCCGCTCCTACACAGGACCCATCGGTGACGACTTGTCCAATTATAAAACCCTGATGGTGATGGGCGTGAGGCTGGCCACGTGGAACCAGATCCTTGATCCTTGGGTTTACATCCTGTTGCGGCGCACTGTCCTCCGCAAAATATACCTCATCGCAAAGTGTCAAGCAGGGCTGAGGGGCAATAAATTAGGCCGCTGGGAGCCCACCTCTTTTCACAGCTCAGAGAAGAAGGAAGTCAATCAAGTGTGA